In the genome of Pirellulales bacterium, the window AAACTTGCGAGCCATTCCTGACCACTCCCCCCACCCCAAATGAAAATGCAACGTGACAAACCGCCAAGCTAGCGCATCCGCACGTTATTTTCCAGGCCAATTGGAGGTAAGCGGACAGACTCCTAGAGGCTAGGGATTCTGAAATCTGCGCCGCTATTTTGGAGGATCGATCGGCACGTTGCAACCGGCGGTAGCGCGAGCGCGGCAAATCAATCCATACCCGAAAAGCCGTACGAATTCGTCCGGCTGTTTCACGCTCGATTCTCGGGATCTACGGGCTGATTCACTTCTTTGCAAACACCGCGTCGAATTGTGTCGGGCTGGGTGCAAAATCGAGTTTTTTGACAAACTCGCACGCCTCGCGGGCTCCGTGTTCGCGTTCCATGCCGCAATCTTCCCACTCCACCGACAGCGGGCCGCTGTAGCCGGCATGGTTCAAGGCACGAATCACCTCCTCGAAGTTCACGCTGCCGCGCCCCGGCGAGCGAAAGTCCCAACCACGCAGCGGATTGCCGAAATCTAGATGGCTGGCGAGAATTCCGCTGCGTCCGTTGAGCGTGGTGATCGCATCCTTCACGTGAACGTGATAGATACGGTCGGGAAACGCGCGAATGAATTCCGCCGGATCGACGAACTGCCAATGCAAGTGACTCGGGTCGAAGTTAAACCCGAACTCTTCACGGTGGTCAATTGCTTCCAGTGCTCGCTGGGCCGTGTGGAGGTCGAAAGCGATTTCACCGGGATGAACTTCGAGTGCGAATCGCACACCGCACTCGCCAAACACATCGAGGATTGGGTTCCAACGCTCGGCAAACAGTTTGAAGCCGTCATCAATCATCTTCGGCGGCACCGGCGGAAACGAATAGAACAGATGCCAGATGCTGGAACCGGTAAAGCAGTTGACCACGCTGACGCCCAGTTTTTGCGCGGCACGGGCAGTGTTCTTCATTTCCTCGGACGCCCGCTTCCAAATGCCGTCTGGCTTGCCGTCGCCCCAAACTCGCGGCGGCAGAAGCGATTGGTGTCGCTCATCAATGATGTCGCACACGGCCTGGCCGATGAGATGGTTGCTGATCGCAAATACCTGCAAGTCGTGCTTCTCGAGCTGCTCTCGCTTTCGCGCGCAATAACCGGCGTCTGCCAGCGCTTTATCCACTTCGAAGTGATCTCCCCAACATGCGAGTTCCAACCCGTCGTAGCCAAACTCGTGCGCTTTGCGGGCCAAATCGTTAATCGATAGGTCGGCCCATTGGCCGGTAAATAGGGTAACGGGACGTGCCATGAAAATACTCCTAATTGGCTGGCGGCAAGTTGAAGCGATATTCCGCTCGGTCAACAAAAACTGATTTTCAATTCCAATCCGCGATTGCAGGGAAGCGAGGTCGATGTAATCGCTGCCCGTCAGACGCGGCTTGAATATGTGGTAGTTATATCTGGACGGAACTTGACAATTATTCGCGACGACAAAATCGTTTCAGCGGAGGTTGCAAATTCGCGATGCTCGGCAGACTGCATACGTTTCGTCAGCCCTCAACGGTTTTGAATCGCATTTTGCTCATTGTGCCAAATCACGCGCAGCGTACAACCACTGTGCAGCAAGTGAATCGGCACTTTTCTCGATCGGCCCTTCCATCGGTCACGCAGAGCAGGCTTACATTCATGATAGAGCGGGAATCCGGCGCGGACTCGTCGAAGGCGCATTCCTTCACCGCTTGGCGAAGCACTGCAGCAAATCAGAAGCAATTTCTTATCCTTGGCTTCACAGGAACGATTTACGACCCTGCGGCTGGGTCGGCAAGTCCAAATCTCATTTGGGCTTACGAATTATCGACGATTACTCCCCGATGACGCGACTTCTCGCCTACTTCATCCTGTTTGTCCAAATGGAATATCGATCATCCCGACGATTTTGGGTATCGCTTGCATGCCAACCCTTCTCGGGCTGACGCTGGAGATGGCTCAAGCCCCCAGAGAGTAAGATTGCAAGTTGCTCGGAATTCGGTGAAAGTAGGGTCGCTATACGTGGTTTAGCGGCAACTCAAGTAATTGCAGCCACGTAAGTTGGGCAAATAACTCCGCCGCGAATTGGAGCGCGATGTTTGCATGATCGCGCAGTAACACGAGCTTGCAATGCTGGATGCCAAATCACGCCTGCGAGACTTCCCCAATCTGGCGGTGTTGACTTATCTGAACACTGCCGCCGAAGGGATTCCGCCGCGCGCGGTGAGCGAGGCGCTTGCGCAGTACAGCCGCGACAAGCTGTTGGGGATGGATGGCCGCACCTTGCATGAAGCGCAGTGGCAATTGGCACGCGAACAAGTCGCGAAGGCATTTGGATTAACCGCCGATGAGATCGGGATCTGCTCCTGCTCTTCGGATGCTTTCAATCTCGCCGCCCTGGCCCTCCGGCTTCGCGATGGGGACGAAGTCATTATCAACGATCTAGATTTTCCCGCCGGCGCTACACCCTGGTTGCAATCTACATGTCCGGCCACGGCGAAACTCTGGAAATCACACCAGGGCGCTCTGCGGACGAGTGATTTGAAAGCACTTCTTTCATCGAGAACGCGATTGGTCTCGACGTCGCTGGTCAGCTTTTATAACGGCTTTCGCCTCCCTCTGGAGGAAACAATTGCCACGGTTCGTCGTCATTCGGACGCTTTGATTGCGCTCGATGTAACGCAAGCACTGGGACGGATCACTTTGGATTTGCGCGACGTTGATTTAATCGTCAGCTCAACCCACAAGTGGATTTTGGCGAGCCACGGTGGCGGGCTAGTAGGCGTGCCACATGCGCGGGCCGAGCAATGGACTGTCCCGGCTGGCGGCTGGTTTAATCGACAAGATGCCTTCGGGGCAGATCGCTTTGAGCGAACTACTCCCAAGTCGGGTGCAGCAAGCTTCTGCGTCGGGATGCCAAACTATCCTGCGACCTACGCGATTGCCACAGCGCTCGAATACCTACAATCCGTTGGCATCGCGGCCATTGAAGCCCACGCCGATCCATTGGTGCGTCAGTGTTTTGACGCGATTAAGACGCTCCCAGTCGAACTCCTGACGCCTGATGAATTCGGAGCAATTGCGGGCATCATAGCCTTTCGGCATCCGCAGGCCGCACGGATCTACGAGCATCTCCATGCCCGAAACATTCACGTAATGCATCATGCAGGCCGCCTCCGAGTGTCGCTGCATGGATATAACACACAATCTGATCTCGATCGGTTCCTTGCTGCACTCCGAGAGGCCCTGCATGAGTGCTGATCTGCCCGCCATCGACGGTCACGTCCATGTCTGGACCGGTGACTTGGCCACTTACCCACTTGCGGCCGGCTATTCCAGCAGCCGAATGCAGCCGCCAAGTTTTACTCCCGATGAGTATCTGGCCATTGCAGCGCCGCTCGGAGTACAGCGCACAGTACTAATCCAGATGGATTTCTACGGCTACGATAATTCCTATCTCTTGGACACAATCGAGCGCTTTCCCGGCGTGTTTTCCGGAGTGGCGCAGATCGACCATCGGGGGCCGGATCCGGCGACAGAGTTGTGCCGGCTCAAGACGCTGGGGATTCGGGGAGCCAGAATCGTACCGCCGGGTCACGGCGATGATCTGTGGCTCAATGACGCAGGAATGCGATCGCTCTGGCGATGTGCGGCTGAGCAACGGCTCGCAATCTGTCCATTGATCGCCCCTGCAGAGCTTCCGGCAGTGTCACAGATGTGCGAGCGATATTCTGAAACTACCGTCGTCGTCGATCATTTTGCAGGAATCGGCAGCGATGGCACGTTTCGCGCAGGAGACATCCATGCGCTGTGTGATTTAGCCCAGTTTCCCCACGTCTTCGTCAAAACCTCGGCGTTTTACGATATCGGAGAGCAGCGGCCGCCCTACGACGATCTCAAACCGATGATTCGACATCTGGTCGACGCTTACGGGGCGCGGCGGCTCATGTGGGGAAGCGATAGCCCCTTTCAATTGACGCTTCCGAACACGTATCGGGCATCGCTCGAATTTGTTCGCAACCAGCTTGATTTTCTCAGCGCCGACGATCGGGCGTGGCTGCTGGAGCGAACCGCAACCCAAGTATTTTTTGCATGATCGATTCTCTTGAGATTCGCGCCCGAGAATTGCTGTGCGATTTGATTGCGCTGCCCACCGTGAATCCGATGGGAAAGCCTTTTCGAGGTGCGCTGCCGATCGAACGACCCGTGATCGAATATTTGGAGCAATTATTTGCTCCGTATGGAGTTCAGTTGCAGCGGCTACCATGCAGCCCATTGCACGAAAGCCTACTGATTACGGTTGACGGCCAAACCGATTTGCCAGGCACCTTGCTCGAATCTCATATCGATACCGTTCCGGCAGACGACTGGCTGGAGCAGGCATTGAAGCCGCGTGTCGCCGGCGGGCAAATTTTCGGCCGCGGCGCTTGCGACGACAAAGGTTCGCTCGTAGGAATGGTGTTGGCGCTCTTAAGCCTGTTGGAATCGGGAAATGTTCCACCGCAGTGCGTTTGGCTATTGGCTGCAGGCGATGAAGAGTACGCTCAATGTGGAATCCGGCAATTTCTCGCAAGCCAGAACTTACCAATCGGCCGCGCCATCTTTGGTGAGCCGACCGAGCTAGTGCCGGTGATTCAGCACAAAGGGACGATTCGTTGGGACATTACCGTGCTTGGCCGTAGTGCTCACACTTCTCGGGCGGAACTGGGACGTAGCGCGATTCTCGATGCAATGCACGTAATTGAGCTACTCGCCAAGCACCAGCAGGAGTTGCGGGCGATGCACACCAATCCATTGGTCAGCGGACCCTCTCTAACGGTAACGATGATCGAAGGAGGGCGGACGCGAAACATGGTCCCAGACCGCTGCACAATGGCGGTCGACTTTCGCATCGTCCCTGGCATGGACCCTCAGCGGGCCATCGATGATTTGTTCGAACGTCTGGCGGCCTCGGGGCTATCGCTCGAGCACGGCGATTTTCAATGCTTTGCACCGGCATTAAGCACCGCAGCCGACGATCCATTTGTCCGGCGCATTGCCGCGATTTGCCAACGGATCTTGCACCGCCCGGTTGCACCGACGGGCGCGCCATACGGCAGCGATGCCGGCTGGATGCCGAAAAAGATTCCAGCACTAGTTCTCGGCCCTGGCAGTATCGACCAAGCCCACGCGATCGACGAATTTATTGAACTAAATCAAGTCGTGCAAATGGCCGCAATTTGTCGCGATACAATCGTTTACGACTGGCACCATCCGTCAAGGGATTTGCTCTAAAGAAGGAATTAGACGTTCTCATCACAGGATATTTCTTTGTGAGGCCGCCACTGAAGCAATTCCGAACCTCCAGGTGCGCGCGTCAAGATGTGGGGCCATTGCAACCAATTCCTACCAGACTCGGCTCGGAAATGTAGCGACCATCCATGGTCAGGCGAACCTCGCGACTTCACTGCCCAGCCTGCGCCGATAAGCCCTCGTCCAAATTCGTGCGGAACAATACCGGAATAACCCCTGCCCGTCGCACTGTCAAACCCATATCATCCCAGGCCGGCTCTCGCAGGCGCTGCGGCAATAAATGGCTGCCGCGCGACTACAATCCATATCGCAGCGCTTTGTCCGAAATGTCCTTGCGACACCAGGCACCTTCCCAGCGGATTTGCTTGATCGCGGTATACGCTGAAAGTTTTGCCGCAGGGATAGTATTGCCAATCGCCGTGACTGCCAGTACGCGACCGCCGTTGGTGACAATTTTTCCATTGCTAGTCGCCGTGCCCGAATGAAAAACCTTGACATCGGAAAGCCTAGCTGCTTCGTCGAGGCCGCGGATTGGGAAGCCCCGATCATAGGCGCCCGGATAGCCTGCGCTGGCCATAACAACGCACACGGAGGGTCGCTCGTCCCACTTGGGCGGCTCGATTCGGTCGAGCCGATCATCGACGGTCGCATCGAGCAAATCGAGCAAATCGCTTTGTAATCGCATGAGCAGCGGTTGACATTCGGGATCGCCAAAGCGGACGTTGAATTCCAGCACTTTCGGGCCTTGATTGGTCATCATCAAACCTGCGTAGAGCACTCCCCGGAACGGACGGCGCAATCGCTTCATCGCATGAACCGTTGGTACCAGCACTTGTTCTTCGACCTTGTGCAGGTCAGCGTCGGTTAGCAGCGGCGTGGGGCAGTAGGCACCCATGCCGCCCGTGTTGGGGCCGGTGTCGCCATCGAACGCCGCTTTGTGATCTTGCGCGGGTGGCAGGGTAATAATCGTGTGGCCATCGGTGATGGCTAGCACGCTTACTTCTTGGCCGTCTAGCCGCTCTTCCAAAATGATTTGTTTGCCGGCGTTACGCAGGTCTTTTTCCTTGATGATGCGATTCACCGCATCGATCGCTTCCGCGCGACCTTTACAAACAAACACGCCTTTGCCCGCAGCAAGCCCGTCGGCCTTCACGACGATGGGCACGTCTTCGCGATCGGTAAGATACGTGATTGCGCGCTGGCCATCGCGAAAAACTTGGTAGTCCGCCGTTGGCACATCGGCTTGACGCAGCAGATTCTTACAGAACACTTTGCTGCTTTCTAGTTCGGCTGCCGCTCGGGTAGGCCCGAAGATTCGGAGCTTCTCAGCTTGGAAAGCGTCGACGATGCCGCCAGCCAAAGGAGCTTCGGGACCGACGATCGTCAGATTCACGTCGTTCTCTTTGGCAAAGCGCGTCAACCTTGGAAAGTCTGTCGTCGTTATATCGACGTTCTCGGCGTCGATCGCCGTGCCAGCGTTGCCGGGCGCTACAAACACGCGGCGCGCTTTGCGGCTCTGCTTGATTTTCCAAGCCAGCGCGTGTTCACGACCGCCGCTGCCGATAATCAAAATGTTCACGCTGCAAGACCTCCGTGAATAATTGGTTTCACCTTACCAAATCGCAAGTTGTATTTCTGGTCCGCTTGCCCCGGTGTTAGCACGTTGCCGAATGAATGAATCGTTGAGGTTATATCGATCAACCCTGCAAAAACCGTCGGCAGGATTCCAGTCAAAGCTCGCTAGGCCCACTTCAGCAATCCCACTAGTAGTAGGGATGTCACCGATCCTGGCTGCCGGTCTACAATCAGTATAGGAACTTCTCTCCTAGGCGGCTTCCCTGTTGACAAAAGTCTTGGCGCAGCTACAACATGGGATACTTCGTGAAAAATGTCACAATGTTGGCTCCTGGGTAAGAAATTCATTCGTCGAGCGGCTTGGAGGCGATTATGCCACCGGGTATGCTCGCAGTTTCTCCGATTACCCAGCAGCCTGATTGCGCGACGCAGCCGTTAACAGGCAACTAAACTCGATCGCGGTATGGCAGAAAAGAAAAAAATGTCGGTCGCCGATATTCTTGCGGCGGCTCGCAAGACAGACAACAAAAGCGGTGCTGCGCCTGAAGCGAAGCCAGTCGCAGCGCCTGCGGAAAAAGCGGTAACGGTTGAATCTGCTGTTGGAAACGACAACGGAAGCGAAACAGTTGAGCCATCCGCGCCCGTTGAGAAGCCGAAACCCGTCGCCGGAGGCGCACGCCCCAATGTAAAAGACATATTGGCGATGGCGCGGGCCGGTGGAAAAGGGGCAGCTCCTGCTGCAAAAGCGCCAACAGAAAAGCCTGCACCGAAGGCGGCGGCGAAACCCGTTGTGGACAAAGCCGCCGCGAAACCTGGTGCCGCAAAACCTGCGGCAGCCAAGCCGGCCGCAGCGGCGAAAGACACGGCAAGCATTTTGCTAGCCGCTCGAAAAGGTGCAAAGCCAGGTCCGATCACGAAGGCGGAAGCC includes:
- a CDS encoding sugar phosphate isomerase/epimerase, whose amino-acid sequence is MARPVTLFTGQWADLSINDLARKAHEFGYDGLELACWGDHFEVDKALADAGYCARKREQLEKHDLQVFAISNHLIGQAVCDIIDERHQSLLPPRVWGDGKPDGIWKRASEEMKNTARAAQKLGVSVVNCFTGSSIWHLFYSFPPVPPKMIDDGFKLFAERWNPILDVFGECGVRFALEVHPGEIAFDLHTAQRALEAIDHREEFGFNFDPSHLHWQFVDPAEFIRAFPDRIYHVHVKDAITTLNGRSGILASHLDFGNPLRGWDFRSPGRGSVNFEEVIRALNHAGYSGPLSVEWEDCGMEREHGAREACEFVKKLDFAPSPTQFDAVFAKK
- a CDS encoding aminotransferase class V-fold PLP-dependent enzyme, encoding MLDAKSRLRDFPNLAVLTYLNTAAEGIPPRAVSEALAQYSRDKLLGMDGRTLHEAQWQLAREQVAKAFGLTADEIGICSCSSDAFNLAALALRLRDGDEVIINDLDFPAGATPWLQSTCPATAKLWKSHQGALRTSDLKALLSSRTRLVSTSLVSFYNGFRLPLEETIATVRRHSDALIALDVTQALGRITLDLRDVDLIVSSTHKWILASHGGGLVGVPHARAEQWTVPAGGWFNRQDAFGADRFERTTPKSGAASFCVGMPNYPATYAIATALEYLQSVGIAAIEAHADPLVRQCFDAIKTLPVELLTPDEFGAIAGIIAFRHPQAARIYEHLHARNIHVMHHAGRLRVSLHGYNTQSDLDRFLAALREALHEC
- a CDS encoding amidohydrolase family protein → MSADLPAIDGHVHVWTGDLATYPLAAGYSSSRMQPPSFTPDEYLAIAAPLGVQRTVLIQMDFYGYDNSYLLDTIERFPGVFSGVAQIDHRGPDPATELCRLKTLGIRGARIVPPGHGDDLWLNDAGMRSLWRCAAEQRLAICPLIAPAELPAVSQMCERYSETTVVVDHFAGIGSDGTFRAGDIHALCDLAQFPHVFVKTSAFYDIGEQRPPYDDLKPMIRHLVDAYGARRLMWGSDSPFQLTLPNTYRASLEFVRNQLDFLSADDRAWLLERTATQVFFA
- a CDS encoding M20/M25/M40 family metallo-hydrolase; protein product: MIDSLEIRARELLCDLIALPTVNPMGKPFRGALPIERPVIEYLEQLFAPYGVQLQRLPCSPLHESLLITVDGQTDLPGTLLESHIDTVPADDWLEQALKPRVAGGQIFGRGACDDKGSLVGMVLALLSLLESGNVPPQCVWLLAAGDEEYAQCGIRQFLASQNLPIGRAIFGEPTELVPVIQHKGTIRWDITVLGRSAHTSRAELGRSAILDAMHVIELLAKHQQELRAMHTNPLVSGPSLTVTMIEGGRTRNMVPDRCTMAVDFRIVPGMDPQRAIDDLFERLAASGLSLEHGDFQCFAPALSTAADDPFVRRIAAICQRILHRPVAPTGAPYGSDAGWMPKKIPALVLGPGSIDQAHAIDEFIELNQVVQMAAICRDTIVYDWHHPSRDLL
- the purD gene encoding phosphoribosylamine--glycine ligase — its product is MNILIIGSGGREHALAWKIKQSRKARRVFVAPGNAGTAIDAENVDITTTDFPRLTRFAKENDVNLTIVGPEAPLAGGIVDAFQAEKLRIFGPTRAAAELESSKVFCKNLLRQADVPTADYQVFRDGQRAITYLTDREDVPIVVKADGLAAGKGVFVCKGRAEAIDAVNRIIKEKDLRNAGKQIILEERLDGQEVSVLAITDGHTIITLPPAQDHKAAFDGDTGPNTGGMGAYCPTPLLTDADLHKVEEQVLVPTVHAMKRLRRPFRGVLYAGLMMTNQGPKVLEFNVRFGDPECQPLLMRLQSDLLDLLDATVDDRLDRIEPPKWDERPSVCVVMASAGYPGAYDRGFPIRGLDEAARLSDVKVFHSGTATSNGKIVTNGGRVLAVTAIGNTIPAAKLSAYTAIKQIRWEGAWCRKDISDKALRYGL